Proteins encoded in a region of the Sparus aurata chromosome 6, fSpaAur1.1, whole genome shotgun sequence genome:
- the tmem51b gene encoding transmembrane protein 51b translates to MCSSRGLCGGGGDRPNRSSSSEGSGSGAHYALCALGVGLVALGVVMIVWTVIPMDGENSATGNSTNTGKDDEEDDDGRDTTKSSTVAMVLVGVGAALLLLSICLGVRNKRNARNRSNQPAPTGGLLMGHVVGQEEESAVDPTTFTVPSYEEVVGTDDYPVRNSNLRQSTSQLPSYEDIIAAVENEGAEPANNPTEATPLNDQTPAPAQPTAEPQADPAGLRSNPSLPSRSASRASRLLRPLRVRRIKSDKLHLKDFRLQIRTPTQNPVTIEPITPPPQYDNKMPELQPGSDSVPDE, encoded by the exons ATGTGTTCCAGTCGGGGTTTAtgtggcggcggcggcgacCGTCCCAACAGATCCTCCAGCTCAGAGGGCAGCGGCTCGGGCGCTCACTACGCCCTGTGCGCTCTGGGAGTGGGACTCGTCGCCCTGGGTGTCGTCATGATCGTGTGGACGGTGATACCGATGGATGGAGAGAACTCTGCGACGGGCAACTCCACCAACACTGGGaaggatgatgaggaggatgacGACGGCAGAGACACCACAAAGTCTTCGACGGTGGCGATGGTACTTGTGGGAGTCGGGGCAGCCTTGTTGCTTTTATCAATTTGCCTCGGCGTGAGGAACAAGAGGAACGCACGCAACAGAAGTAACCAGCCAGCACCGACGGGCGGCCTGCTCATGGGACATGTGGTGGGGCAGGAGGAAGAATC AGCTGTAGACCCGACCACATTCACTGTGCCCAGCTACGAGGAGGTCGTCGGCACCGACGACTACCCTGTCCGCAACAGCAACCTTCGTCAAAGCACCTCCCAGCTGCCGTCCTACGAGGACATCATAGCTGCTGTGGAAAACGAGGGAGCGGAGCCCGCCAACAACCCCACCGAGGCCACCCCTCTGAACGATCAGACACCAGCTCCCGCTCAACCCACCGCAGAGCCCCAGGCCGACCCAGCTGGCCTGAGATCAAACCCGAGCCTGCCCAGCCGTAGCGCCAGCCGGGCCAGCCGCTTGCTGCGGCCCCTGCGGGTGAGGAGGATCAAGTCAGACAAACTGCACCTGAAGGACTTCCGCCTCCAAATCCGCACCCCCACCCAGAATCCAGTGACCATTGAGCCCATCACTCCACCGCCGCAGTATGACAATAAGATGCCTGAGTTACAGCCGGGTAGTGACTCTGTTCCAGATGAATAA